In a single window of the Ferviditalea candida genome:
- a CDS encoding Imm32 family immunity protein, with protein MDKFLLTFEFDKENEKIEIHADKYGLLFLKQKIDVLLQKGGDVHLMTPSWGGQELSEEQQNENSILLHHVKILYWN; from the coding sequence ATGGATAAATTCCTGTTAACATTTGAGTTTGACAAGGAAAATGAAAAAATCGAAATTCACGCAGATAAATACGGATTGTTGTTTTTAAAACAAAAAATTGACGTACTCCTTCAGAAAGGTGGCGATGTTCATCTAATGACCCCGAGTTGGGGAGGACAAGAGCTATCAGAAGAACAGCAAAACGAGAATAGCATTCTGCTACACCACGTAAAAATCTTATATTGGAATTAA